The genomic interval TCGAACTGGGGCGGATTGTAGAGATCGGTCATGGCTTTGCCGATGGTGCGAGCGGTGTGCTGCCGGCCGCGCGGGGCGTCCGAGGCGAGGTCGCTCAGCCCGGGATGCTTGGCCCGGAGACCTCGGACGTAAGGCACGAGACATTCAGCGAGAGTCCGGCGCGCCGGCTCGTCCGCATCGGCGGGAAGCTCGTCGAGATCGCGTGCCACCGGCTGCGGCTTCTCACGGAGCGAGTCCGCGTAGGCGTCCATCCCACTGGGGCCGAGGACCGTACCGAGGACGGTGACAAGAGAGCGGTCGGGGTCAGGGAGCTCTGCTGTCCCGTCCACGGAGGCGAGGCGGAGGGGAAGATCGGTCGTGGCCGTTCTGCGCATGTGGGCGCCGACCTCGGCGCGGGCGTGTCGCAGGCGTTCGATGGCGGCGGCCGACTCCTCGTCGAGAGCCGGCAGATCACGCGGGACCGGGTCGGCATCCGGGCCGTCACGCATGTCCGCGATCCGGGAGAGGGAGAAGCCCAGAGCGGCGAGGCGCTTGATTCGGAGGAGTCGGACGGGATGGCTGACGCCGTACTGCTCGTACCCGCTGGAGAAGCGCTCCGGCCCGTCGAGCAGGCCGATGTCGTGGCAATGCCGTACGGCCCTGAGGCTGGTGCCGGCCAGCTCCGCCATCTCCCGGGTGCTCCACGCCACGATCGATGTCTCCCTCACCGTCCGGTGCGGTCGGCGCGGTCGCGCCGTGGACCTATGGAGAACCATGACGCAACGGCAGGCCGGCGCAGGCGAGAGCGTGGTCCCGCAGCAAGCTGTTGAGCTGAGGGAGCACCCCGGCCGGCGTCGTACTACCTCGGGTACCTGGTACGCGTCTACCTGGTACGCGTCGTCCGAACCGCAGCCACCGGGCCAGTACGCCGGCAGTGGAGTCTCCACGCTCTGCTCGCGCCCCTACCCGCCAGGCGGAACCGGCGCAGAGGGGTGGTTGGTTCGGTTCACGGCCGAGTCGGTCCGGCGGATGGTGCGGGGCCGGCGGAGAGGACGTGGTCGACGGCGGCGTTGAGGGTCTCGGTCTCGGAGATGAGGACGGATTCGCTTGCGGGCAGGGCACGTTGGACCGAGAGTCCGTTGAGGACGGTGAGAAGGAACCTGACGTCGCGGGTGTGGTCTCCCGGAGGCAGTGCGCCTTCCTCGGCGAGCACGGTCAGCCAGTGTTCGACCCGGCGCTCCGCCTCCCGTTCATGGCCGAGGTATGCAGCGCGTACTGGTTCGGTCGACTCGGGTTCGATGA from Streptomyces sp. CA-278952 carries:
- a CDS encoding MerR family transcriptional regulator; the protein is MAWSTREMAELAGTSLRAVRHCHDIGLLDGPERFSSGYEQYGVSHPVRLLRIKRLAALGFSLSRIADMRDGPDADPVPRDLPALDEESAAAIERLRHARAEVGAHMRRTATTDLPLRLASVDGTAELPDPDRSLVTVLGTVLGPSGMDAYADSLREKPQPVARDLDELPADADEPARRTLAECLVPYVRGLRAKHPGLSDLASDAPRGRQHTARTIGKAMTDLYNPPQFDVMRRLHTLLSATGDPR